The genomic stretch TACCTACATCGTCTATTCCCGCTTTCATAGCACGGGACAGACCAAATAATCTCCACTTAAAGTTAGATTTTTCTCCCTTTGGATGAACCATTGCATAAGAGGGCTCATGATATGTTTCCTGGAATATCTGATATGTTCCAATCTCCGATTCCTTTATAATTTTAAAGTCCTCAATAGTCTGAGGAGCTGCATTTATATTGACACGCCTGATCTCTCCATTACCTTTTTTTATAGAATAAGTTTTATTTACAGTATCTCTGATATATTCAGGAGAATAGTCGGGATGGGTACCGTATACCTGGATAAGTCTCTTATGACCTTCGTCTACAAGGGCTTCTATCTCTTGCCCCAATTCATCCAGGGAAAGTGTCTTTCTGCTCATCTGCTGGTTATGAACATTGAACCCGCAGTAGGTACAGGAGTTGGTACATTTATTTCCCAGATACAGGGGAGCAAATAATACTACTCTATTTCCATAGACATCCTCTTTGATATGTTTTGCCAATGCAAACATCTCATCGATCTTATCCTGATCTTCGGTATTTAAAAGAACAGTTGTTTCTTCCAAACTAAGTCTTTCACCTTTTTTTGCCTTTTCCATAACCCTGTAAAAATCTTCATCTGTAGGGTTAGTCAATAATAGTGATTCGATTAAATCAGAATTGATAAAACTTTCCTCTTTAACCTCTTCTTTCCATGCTAAGTTATTCATCTTATACCTCCAAAATTTAATAATTTGAAGACTGATATAAAAATCACATGATCTAAAATAAAAAAATGACTTTCAATCATCTCCCTTTTACTCAGAAATTCAATAAATCTCCTTGTAATTAGGATAAATAGGTTATTTCTTGGCAGCAGTCTTTACAGACACACCCTTAAGATTACCTATTTTACCTGATAGTGCTCCTATTTTATCATTATCTGTTTCTAAAATCAACACAATAACAGAAATACCGGCTTCCCTGTAAGGAATTCCCATCCTGGAAATTATTTCTTCGGAAAAATCCATTAATATCTTGTTTATACTGGCTATACTCTCTCTATTTTCAACAAATATCGACATAGTGGCTATTCTTTTACTCATAATTCACTCCTTACGGCTTTCGGCCAAATTATTGTTTAAATTATACCATATATTTTGATGAGTTTTAAAGGAAATGAGGGATATAAAACAAAATTTACGGGAGATAAGGGGAACTATATAGAGTTGACTTCCAGAAAAAGTGAGGGTACCCTAATATAGGAAGATTGTATACTGAAAAAAATGAGGAGGAATCATGAGGGTATGTATTTTGTTCGGGAGTTTAAGAAATAGCAGTAATACTGCATTGTTGTTGGAACCTTTTGTGGATGAATTAAAGAGGCTGGGAGTAGATATCGATTATATAACACTTAAAGATAAACATATAGAACCTTGTACAGCATGCTGGACATGTCAAAATATTTTTGAAAATCCAGGCTGTCCCAAGGAGGATGACATGAATATAATATATGAAGCTGTTTTGAGATCCGACTGTATTATATTTGCAACGCCTATCTATTCATGGTACTGCACACCGCCTATGAAGGCAGTTATGGACAGGCTGGTTTATGGGATGAATAAATATTATGGAGACTCCAAGGGCCCCTGCCTTTGGGAAGGGAAAAAGTGTGGATTAATTACAACATGCGGCTATGAAATAGAAGAGGGAGCCGGAGTTTTTGAGGAAGGGCTCAGGAGATATTCAAAACATTCAAACCTAGAATATATAGGAAAGTTAGCTGTTCGGGATATTGACGGGAAGAAATATTTTCAAAATGAATCTGCAGTGAAAGCTGCAAGGGAATTTGCCGAAAGGGTGTTTAAATCACTTTAATCAGCAGATATGGATAAAAAATATCCTAAGTTTTTATATCATTTTAGGCTGTTGCAAAAGTATTGTAATGTTATCAATACTGCAACGGCCTTTTTTTTTAATCTCTAAATCTCTAATTCTATGGTTATCTGTATGGCAGTCCTCCTTTAAATTTCCAAACACTCTTTAATGTTAAAAAAAAAGTTTTAAAAGCAGGTAAAAAAAAGAGTAAGTAATTATATAAGTTTTTTACATATTTTTTACAAAACAAAAATTACATTTACATTTTTTTTACAGGATATAGATGTTGTATTTACACAGATACTGTAAACTTCTAAATATAAGAAATAAATAAATCGAGGAGGTTATGAAATGTTAAAGAAAATATTATTAGGTGCATCGTTATTACTATTGGTAGCATGTGGAGAGGGAAAAACTAAGTCAGAGGTAATTAAATTACAAGGTTCAGATACAATATTAAATACTTCTCAAGCTATATCTGAGGAATTCATGAAAGAAAATAAAGAAGCAAGGATTGCAGTTACAGGGGGTGGATCTGGAACAGGTATCGCAGCAAAATTAAACGGTACAGTACATATCGCAATGGCTTCCAGATCGATAAAGGATAAGGAATTAGAAAAAGCCAAAGAGGTAGGAATTGATCTGGAGGAGATCGTACTTGGATTCGATGGAATAACTGTAATCACAAATCATGACAATAAGATAGAGAACTTAGATAGGGCTGTCCTAGGAAAGGTATTCGCAGGAGAGATCACTAACTGGAATGAATTAGGAGGAGACGACGCTGAAATCGTAGTTTTATCGAGAGATTCATCGTCAGGAACACATTCTTACTTTAAAGAGGCAATCGTTAGAAATGGAGATAAGAAGAGTGAAAAGGAATATGGAAAAAAAACACTATACATGCCTTCAAACCAAGCAATACTTCAAGAGGTTAAAAACAATAAATATGCTTTAGGATACATAGGTATGGGATATATGGAAGATTCAGTAAAGGCATTATCTGTAGATAATGTAGAACCTAGCTTTAAAAATGTAGCAGATAAGAGTTACCCGATTGCGAGAGAGGTTTACTGGTATGTCGATGCAGATAGAAAAGGTGATGCAGCTAAATTAGTAGAGTTTGCACTTTCACCTAAGGGACAAGAAATTGTTAAATCAGAAGGATTTGTACCAGCCAAGTAATTTAAATAAATAGATACATAATTCAATAATCCCTGCCTAAATGTAGGGATTATTGTAAAAAGTTCTGTTATTTTAAGTTTATAACTGCAAAATATCGGTTATAAGCTTAAGATAATAATTATGAATAAGGAGAAAAAATAATGAATATAAGAAAAACTAAAGATTTATTTATGAAAAATAGTATCTTCGGAATAGCAGGATTTAACATAATAATTGTATTTTTAATATTCTTGTTTGTTTTCACAAACAGTATGAAGTTTTTTACAGAGTTTCCAATGGGAGATTTCTTTATGGGAAAGGAATGGATATCCCTTTCTGAAAAATATGGACTGCTTCCATTATTTATGGGAAGTTTCTGGGTAACATTGGTGGCACTG from Psychrilyobacter piezotolerans encodes the following:
- the hydG gene encoding [FeFe] hydrogenase H-cluster radical SAM maturase HydG, which produces MNNLAWKEEVKEESFINSDLIESLLLTNPTDEDFYRVMEKAKKGERLSLEETTVLLNTEDQDKIDEMFALAKHIKEDVYGNRVVLFAPLYLGNKCTNSCTYCGFNVHNQQMSRKTLSLDELGQEIEALVDEGHKRLIQVYGTHPDYSPEYIRDTVNKTYSIKKGNGEIRRVNINAAPQTIEDFKIIKESEIGTYQIFQETYHEPSYAMVHPKGEKSNFKWRLFGLSRAMKAGIDDVGIGALFGIYKWKFEVLGLMQHVEHLEDNFGVGPHTISFPRLNEASGVNHDDKYLINDMELKRIIAVLRLAVPYTGLILTARENAELRRECMELGVSQIDAGTQIELQGYSTKKNKCQQDLDKEQFKIGDSRDLDDILRELMENGFTPSFCTACYRLGRTGEHFMEFSKPGFIHNFCTPNAILTLAEYLEDYASEETKKVGYDLIGSSVGTSRLTEETKASLKVKLEEIKNSKRDLYY
- a CDS encoding flavodoxin family protein, which translates into the protein MRVCILFGSLRNSSNTALLLEPFVDELKRLGVDIDYITLKDKHIEPCTACWTCQNIFENPGCPKEDDMNIIYEAVLRSDCIIFATPIYSWYCTPPMKAVMDRLVYGMNKYYGDSKGPCLWEGKKCGLITTCGYEIEEGAGVFEEGLRRYSKHSNLEYIGKLAVRDIDGKKYFQNESAVKAAREFAERVFKSL
- a CDS encoding PstS family phosphate ABC transporter substrate-binding protein; its protein translation is MLKKILLGASLLLLVACGEGKTKSEVIKLQGSDTILNTSQAISEEFMKENKEARIAVTGGGSGTGIAAKLNGTVHIAMASRSIKDKELEKAKEVGIDLEEIVLGFDGITVITNHDNKIENLDRAVLGKVFAGEITNWNELGGDDAEIVVLSRDSSSGTHSYFKEAIVRNGDKKSEKEYGKKTLYMPSNQAILQEVKNNKYALGYIGMGYMEDSVKALSVDNVEPSFKNVADKSYPIAREVYWYVDADRKGDAAKLVEFALSPKGQEIVKSEGFVPAK
- a CDS encoding TM1266 family iron-only hydrogenase system putative regulator; translated protein: MSKRIATMSIFVENRESIASINKILMDFSEEIISRMGIPYREAGISVIVLILETDNDKIGALSGKIGNLKGVSVKTAAKK